Proteins encoded in a region of the Xylocopa sonorina isolate GNS202 chromosome 1, iyXylSono1_principal, whole genome shotgun sequence genome:
- the LOC143427776 gene encoding neural cell adhesion molecule 1 isoform X1, whose protein sequence is MLWILIAVACIELSSFANAQSKKTTSNREDANNAEEKHPISIESIQGVAGQRATLPCDIQPREPNDAVTMVLWFKADSREPLYRYDARNRQFGKATLWNASHVWGDKATFRASPPAQLTIRDLRETDEGIYRCRVDFRNSPTRNFKVNLTVIVPPAKPIIYDAKRRDMSKLLEAYPEGADLFLVCEVHGGKPSPRVAWFLESRIIDAPSEIRETQGPGGETNLVTITNVTVKGLARNHYHAKLYCKATNTNLIPPSTTAVTIEIHMKPLKVEIIGKDKILSAGKRYETRCQSTGSKPPAVLTWWKASKQLKRTSKNFQEDGTSISVLQWTPSIEDEGKFLVCRATNPKLQETGLEDRWKLKVHFAPLVTLKMGSPLDSKSIKEGDDVYFECNVRANPRAYKLSWFHDEEELRYNVTAGIVLSDHSLVLQSITRDSAGRYTCTAVNVEGRASSNAVNLEIMFAPICKRVRNSTTLHSSSLNAHERVQGASKHETISLVCEVEASPTSVTFYWTFNTTGDLTDIPSTKYSNEGTSSRLDYTPSSDMDYGTLGCWASNLVGPSKQPCLYRVIAAGKPYPLQNCTVHDRTGSSWIRISCVEGYDGGLPQRFVAEVNDQRVESANPFWELELREPTTVALYAVNIKGSSDPVIMEGEALKGVAKFTGESVSSVDMSPILIGLSGTATGLGLIVTGVLMALWRKHAASPAKPKPALQQQPGIATFAGKADEEEGNPDLIPTTALNNHLTGRHFPSKLLRSCDNAIMFPVASRKSLRYGSLPRRPRQLEGREMSHDVVEDSDYPRASPNTFYSLQRPHRYSETVIRSAVIQESCI, encoded by the exons TATCCATCGAGTCGATACAAGGAGTGGCAGGGCAGAGAGCAACTTTGCCCTGTGACATACAACCCCGTGAGCCGAACGACGCTGTCACTATGGTGCTCTGGTTCAAAGCGGACAGTCGCGAACCACTCTACAG ATACGACGCGAGAAATCGACAATTCGGCAAGGCGACTCTATGGAACGCCTCGCATGTTTGGGGAGACAAGGCGACATTTAGAGCGAGCCCGCCCGCCCAGCTCACGATACGGGACCTAAGAGAGACCGACGAGGGGATTTACAGGTGCAGGGTCGATTTTCGCAACTCGCCGACCAGAAACTTCAAAGTCAACCTGACTGTCATTG TACCGCCAGCCAAACCGATAATCTACGACGCGAAGAGACGAGACATGAGCAAACTCCTCGAGGCCTATCCCGAAGGTGCCGATCTCTTTCTCGTCTGCGAGGTGCACGGAG GTAAGCCCAGCCCTCGCGTCGCATGGTTTCTCGAGTCGCGGATCATCGACGCGCCATCCGAGATACGAGAGACCCAAGGGCCAGGAGGCGAAACGAACCTCGTGACCATAACCAACGTGACGGTGAAGGGTCTCGCGAGGAATCACTACCATGCCAAATTGTACTGCAAGGCGACCAACACTAACCTGATACCGCCGTCCACCACTGCGGTCACCATCGAGATTCACA TGAAACCGTTGAAAGTCGAAATCATAGGAAAGGACAAGATTCTGTCGGCGGGGAAGAGATACGAGACCAGATGTCAGAGCACAGGTTCGAAGCCACCAGCAGTTTTAACCTGGTGGAAAGCTTCGAAGCAGCTCAAACGGACGAGTAAGAAT TTTCAGGAAGACGGGACGAGCATCAGCGTATTGCAATGGACACCGTCGATCGAAGACGAAGGGAAATTTCTCGTTTGTCGAGCGACGAATCCGAAGCTGCAAGAGACCGGCCTCGAGGATCGATGGAAGCTAAAAGTACACT TTGCCCCTCTCGTCACTCTGAAGATGGGCTCGCCGTTGGATTCGAAGAGCATCAAGGAGGGCGACGACGTTTACTTCGAGTGCAACGTGAGGGCGAACCCTAGAGCTTACAAATTGTCATGGTTTCACGAC GAAGAAGAGCTCCGTTACAACGTCACCGCTGGCATAGTACTATCGGACCACTCTCTGGTACTTCAGAGTATAACGCGAGACTCGGCTGGGAGATACACGTGCACGGCCGTCAACGTCGAAGGTCGCGCTAGTTCCAACGCGGTCAACCTCGAGATTATGT TCGCTCCGATTTGCAAGCGCGTTCGAAACTCGACTACGTTGCATTCGTCCTCGTTGAACGCGCACGAGAGAGTTCAGGGAGCCTCGAAGCACGAAACCATCAGTTTGGTTTGCGAGGTCGAGGCCAGCCCAACCTCGGTCACCTTCTACTGGACCTTTAACACCACCGGTGACCTCACCGACATTCCGTCCACGAAATACAGTAACGAGGGCACCTCGAGCAGACTCGATTACACGCCGTCCTCCGACATGGATTACGGAACGTTAGGCTGTTGGGCCAGCAACCTCGTGGGCCCCTCGAAACAACCGTGTCTCTATCGCGTGATCGCAGCAG GGAAACCGTATCCGTTGCAAAATTGTACGGTGCACGATCGGACCGGCTCCTCGTGGATCAGAATATCCTGCGTCGAAGGATACGACGGAGGACTGCCGCAGAGATTCGTAGCCGAGGTAAACGATCAACGAGTGGAATCGGCGAATCCTTTCTGGGAGCTGGAGCTTCGCGAACCAACGACGGTCGCGCTCTACGCGGTCAATATAAAGGGATCCAGCGATCCGGTGATCATGGAAGGAGAAGCGTTAAAAGGAGTGGCTAAGTTCACCG GCGAATCGGTGTCTTCGGTGGACATGTCGCCTATACTGATCGGCCTGAGCGGCACCGCGACCGGTTTAGGGTTAATCGTAACTGGAGTGCTGATGGCGCTTTGGAGAAAACACGCGGCCAGCCCAGCGAAACCAAAGCCAGCCCTGCAACAACAGCCTGGTATCGCGACTTTCGCCGGTAAAGCTGACGAAGAGGAAGGAAATCCTGATCTCATACCGACTACAGCCTTGAACAACCATCTCACAGGTAGACATTTTCCTTCGAAACTATTAAGAAGCTGCGATAACGCGATAATGTTCCCAGTAGCTAGTAGAAAGTCGTTGCGTTACGGCTCCCTGCCGCGAAGGCCGCGTCAACTGGAAGGCCGAGAAATGTCCCACGACGTAGTAGAAGATTCCGATTATCCTCGAGCATCGCCAAAC ACGTTTTATAGTCTTCAGAGGCCACATCGGTATTCGGAAACGGTGATCAGAAGTGCCGTTATCCAGGAAAGTTGtatttaa
- the LOC143427776 gene encoding nephrin isoform X2: protein MLWILIAVACIELSSFANAQSKKTTSNREDANNAEEKHPISIESIQGVAGQRATLPCDIQPREPNDAVTMVLWFKADSREPLYRYDARNRQFGKATLWNASHVWGDKATFRASPPAQLTIRDLRETDEGIYRCRVDFRNSPTRNFKVNLTVIVPPAKPIIYDAKRRDMSKLLEAYPEGADLFLVCEVHGGKPSPRVAWFLESRIIDAPSEIRETQGPGGETNLVTITNVTVKGLARNHYHAKLYCKATNTNLIPPSTTAVTIEIHMKPLKVEIIGKDKILSAGKRYETRCQSTGSKPPAVLTWWKASKQLKRTSKNFQEDGTSISVLQWTPSIEDEGKFLVCRATNPKLQETGLEDRWKLKVHFAPLVTLKMGSPLDSKSIKEGDDVYFECNVRANPRAYKLSWFHDEEELRYNVTAGIVLSDHSLVLQSITRDSAGRYTCTAVNVEGRASSNAVNLEIMFAPICKRVRNSTTLHSSSLNAHERVQGASKHETISLVCEVEASPTSVTFYWTFNTTGDLTDIPSTKYSNEGTSSRLDYTPSSDMDYGTLGCWASNLVGPSKQPCLYRVIAAGKPYPLQNCTVHDRTGSSWIRISCVEGYDGGLPQRFVAEVNDQRVESANPFWELELREPTTVALYAVNIKGSSDPVIMEGEALKGVAKFTGESVSSVDMSPILIGLSGTATGLGLIVTGVLMALWRKHAASPAKPKPALQQQPGIATFAGKADEEEGNPDLIPTTALNNHLTASRKSLRYGSLPRRPRQLEGREMSHDVVEDSDYPRASPNTFYSLQRPHRYSETVIRSAVIQESCI, encoded by the exons TATCCATCGAGTCGATACAAGGAGTGGCAGGGCAGAGAGCAACTTTGCCCTGTGACATACAACCCCGTGAGCCGAACGACGCTGTCACTATGGTGCTCTGGTTCAAAGCGGACAGTCGCGAACCACTCTACAG ATACGACGCGAGAAATCGACAATTCGGCAAGGCGACTCTATGGAACGCCTCGCATGTTTGGGGAGACAAGGCGACATTTAGAGCGAGCCCGCCCGCCCAGCTCACGATACGGGACCTAAGAGAGACCGACGAGGGGATTTACAGGTGCAGGGTCGATTTTCGCAACTCGCCGACCAGAAACTTCAAAGTCAACCTGACTGTCATTG TACCGCCAGCCAAACCGATAATCTACGACGCGAAGAGACGAGACATGAGCAAACTCCTCGAGGCCTATCCCGAAGGTGCCGATCTCTTTCTCGTCTGCGAGGTGCACGGAG GTAAGCCCAGCCCTCGCGTCGCATGGTTTCTCGAGTCGCGGATCATCGACGCGCCATCCGAGATACGAGAGACCCAAGGGCCAGGAGGCGAAACGAACCTCGTGACCATAACCAACGTGACGGTGAAGGGTCTCGCGAGGAATCACTACCATGCCAAATTGTACTGCAAGGCGACCAACACTAACCTGATACCGCCGTCCACCACTGCGGTCACCATCGAGATTCACA TGAAACCGTTGAAAGTCGAAATCATAGGAAAGGACAAGATTCTGTCGGCGGGGAAGAGATACGAGACCAGATGTCAGAGCACAGGTTCGAAGCCACCAGCAGTTTTAACCTGGTGGAAAGCTTCGAAGCAGCTCAAACGGACGAGTAAGAAT TTTCAGGAAGACGGGACGAGCATCAGCGTATTGCAATGGACACCGTCGATCGAAGACGAAGGGAAATTTCTCGTTTGTCGAGCGACGAATCCGAAGCTGCAAGAGACCGGCCTCGAGGATCGATGGAAGCTAAAAGTACACT TTGCCCCTCTCGTCACTCTGAAGATGGGCTCGCCGTTGGATTCGAAGAGCATCAAGGAGGGCGACGACGTTTACTTCGAGTGCAACGTGAGGGCGAACCCTAGAGCTTACAAATTGTCATGGTTTCACGAC GAAGAAGAGCTCCGTTACAACGTCACCGCTGGCATAGTACTATCGGACCACTCTCTGGTACTTCAGAGTATAACGCGAGACTCGGCTGGGAGATACACGTGCACGGCCGTCAACGTCGAAGGTCGCGCTAGTTCCAACGCGGTCAACCTCGAGATTATGT TCGCTCCGATTTGCAAGCGCGTTCGAAACTCGACTACGTTGCATTCGTCCTCGTTGAACGCGCACGAGAGAGTTCAGGGAGCCTCGAAGCACGAAACCATCAGTTTGGTTTGCGAGGTCGAGGCCAGCCCAACCTCGGTCACCTTCTACTGGACCTTTAACACCACCGGTGACCTCACCGACATTCCGTCCACGAAATACAGTAACGAGGGCACCTCGAGCAGACTCGATTACACGCCGTCCTCCGACATGGATTACGGAACGTTAGGCTGTTGGGCCAGCAACCTCGTGGGCCCCTCGAAACAACCGTGTCTCTATCGCGTGATCGCAGCAG GGAAACCGTATCCGTTGCAAAATTGTACGGTGCACGATCGGACCGGCTCCTCGTGGATCAGAATATCCTGCGTCGAAGGATACGACGGAGGACTGCCGCAGAGATTCGTAGCCGAGGTAAACGATCAACGAGTGGAATCGGCGAATCCTTTCTGGGAGCTGGAGCTTCGCGAACCAACGACGGTCGCGCTCTACGCGGTCAATATAAAGGGATCCAGCGATCCGGTGATCATGGAAGGAGAAGCGTTAAAAGGAGTGGCTAAGTTCACCG GCGAATCGGTGTCTTCGGTGGACATGTCGCCTATACTGATCGGCCTGAGCGGCACCGCGACCGGTTTAGGGTTAATCGTAACTGGAGTGCTGATGGCGCTTTGGAGAAAACACGCGGCCAGCCCAGCGAAACCAAAGCCAGCCCTGCAACAACAGCCTGGTATCGCGACTTTCGCCGGTAAAGCTGACGAAGAGGAAGGAAATCCTGATCTCATACCGACTACAGCCTTGAACAACCATCTCACAG CTAGTAGAAAGTCGTTGCGTTACGGCTCCCTGCCGCGAAGGCCGCGTCAACTGGAAGGCCGAGAAATGTCCCACGACGTAGTAGAAGATTCCGATTATCCTCGAGCATCGCCAAAC ACGTTTTATAGTCTTCAGAGGCCACATCGGTATTCGGAAACGGTGATCAGAAGTGCCGTTATCCAGGAAAGTTGtatttaa
- the LOC143428607 gene encoding uncharacterized protein LOC143428607, with the protein MKKLQLLRVDNDLVEKVDLKIGDNIIGRTVSGGRNDDRIIKHAVTINVTPVNELTITPYQVTPCYMKSIESSRWQLLELGATVAIKPGDICSLLPDKCWFKILSVSNNMENDNESALKRKVSEDINSDMDEKRPCTESGEGDNEILNGGNDSSKVHIEEGVANKDKLLYKKNEEKKMESDSSQSPAANDDHKVENANKPISKDSINGKRNACELKVYPPNTTGNSFRREQCKYGEKCYRENPQHKVEFSHFGDPDYDALNNREECPYGTKCYRTNPQHKMQFKHTVTNITSKRNEQCRKKRRTQRILDTSGIMENLSSEESMDESVDESEYELSSDVDESDYELSSDIDESTDE; encoded by the exons atgaagaAATTACAACTACTTCGTGTAGATAACGATTTGGTGGAGAAAGTGGACTTGAAAATAGGTGACAATATAATTGGTAGAACTGTAAGTGGTGGA CGTAACGATGATCGAATAATAAAACACGCTGTAACAATAAATGTAACGCCTGTCAATGAACTAACCATAACACCG TATCAGGTTACACCATGTTACATGAAGTCTATCGAATCATCGCGATGGCAGCTTCTTGAATTAGGTGCTACGGTTGCAATAAAACCAGGAGATATTTGTTCGTTGCTGCCAGATAAATGTTGGTTTAAAATTTTGTCGGTATCAAACAATATGGAGAATGATAATGAATCTGCGTTGAAACGAAAA GTTAGCGAGGATATAAATTCTGATATGGATGAGAAAAGGCCTTGCACAGAATCAGGGGAAGGAGATAATGAAATATTAAACGGCGGTAATGATTCGAGTAAAGTACACATCGAAGAAGGGGTAGCGAATAAAGATAAATTGTTGTACAAGAAAAATGAAGAGAAAAAAATGGAGAGCGATTCGAGTCAATCGCCAGCAGCGAACGATGATCATAAAGTTGAAAATGCAAATAAACCGATTAGTAAAGATTCTATAAATGGGAAGAGAAATGCATGCGAATTAAAAGTCTATCCTCCTAATACAACAGGAAATAGTTTTAGAAGAGAACAATGCAAATATGGGGAGAAATGCTATAG AGAAAATCCACAGCATAAAGTGGAATTCAGTCATTTCGGAGATCCTGATTACGATGCTCTGAATAATAGAGAAGAGTGTCCTTACGGCACTAAATGTTATCGTACAAATCCTCAGCATAAAATGCAATTTAAGCATACCGTCACAAATATTACAAGCAAACGTAATGAACAATGCCGTAAAAAGAGAAGGACGCAAAGAATATTGGATACTTCAGGTATAATGGAAAATTTATCCTCAGAGGAATCTATGGATGAATCTGTCGACGAATCCGAGTATGAGCTTTCTAGCGACGTCGACGAATCTGATTACGAACTTTCTAGCGATATCGATGAAAGTACAGACGAATGA
- the Trax gene encoding translin associated factor X: MKGTGKNRGYRSNKKNNCDKGQDGQVEESVNENSMILQQFRTYAAELDDKHDRFERIVKVGRDITIESKRIIFLLHTIDKKSKQDSVLCEAEIRLRNLAQNLFKIIAQELANQDPYLYLKAYSNGLEEYIEAVTFHRYLSNGYMESWLELEKAFTYTISDKSQTKILQTLVTPFEYILGIADLTGELMRQCINNLATGDRASCYETCNFVRYMYKGFLGCATASNRKINRKLCTLKQSLHKIENVCYTIKVRGSEIPKHILVDVINEKYTDSDEEYQAY; encoded by the exons ATGAAag GAACCGGAAAAAATCGtggatatcgcagcaataaaaaaAACAATTGCGACAAGGGACAAGATGGACAAGTGGAAGAGAGCGTAAATGAAAACAGTATGATTTTACAACAATTTCGAACATACGCGGCCGAATTGGACGACAAGCATGACCGTTTTGAGAGGATAGTGAAAGTTGGCAGAGATATTACTATCGAAAGTAAAAGGATTATTTTCCTTTTACACACCATCGATAAAAAAAGCAAACAAGACAGTGTTCTATGCGAAGCTGAAATCAGACTGCGAAATCTGGCCCAAAATCTGTTTAAAATTATCGCACAAGAATTAGCGAACCAAGACCCGTATCTTTACCTTAAAGCTTACAGCAACGGCTTGGAGGAATACATAGAAGCTGTTACATTCCATCGGTATCTAAGTAACGGTTACATGGAAAGTTGGCTAGAACTGGAAAAGGCATTTACTTATACAATTTCTGATAAATCTCAAACTAAAATCCTACAGACATTGGTCACCCCGTTCGAATACATCTTGGGCATTGCCGACTTGACAGGAGAACTAATGCGCCAATGTATTAATAACTTAGCCACAGGAGATAGGGCTAGTTGTTATGAAACGTGCAATTTTGTTAGGTACATGTACAAAGGTTTTCTTGGCTGCGCAACCGCATCGAATAGGAAAATAAATAGGAAACTTTGTACGCTTAAACAGAGCCTCCACAAGATAGAAAATGTTTGTTACACGATTAAAGTACGAGGTTCGGAAATACCAAAGCACATACTTGTAGACGTGATTAACGAAAAGTATACGGATAGCGACGAAGAATACCAAGCCTATTAA